Below is a genomic region from Anoxybacillus flavithermus.
GAATCGCTGCAATCGATAATTGTTCAATAGAGTGTGTCATCGTCTTCATCCTTTCATTTGCAAACATTTTCATCTTTTATGATATAGAAAAGTTCGTAAAATGTACAATGGTTCACAACATTTTTTTTGACAAACTGACGAAAAAAGAGAACATCCATAGTCGTATGTTCCCCATGATATACGCATTAATGCAATCTTTTTTTCTTACTATCCTTTAATTTTTGAGGCGTGACATCATTTCCGTTCGGATCAATGACTTTCACGGCATGCAACGTTTCAATCATCGATGCGCGAAACGCAGCAATATACTCCGTACGAAGTTGGATTTGCTCTTGCTTTTCTTCGGCCGTAAGACCTTCTATTTTTGCTTTTTTAGCTAACTCATTAATTCTTGCAATTTTTTCAGAAGATAACATTTAGCCTCATCCTTTTATATTTACTTCTCGCCCGTATCATCATACAAAAACTTTTCATTGTTGGCAAGTTGCTCATATTCTTTGTATCGTCTATGCACGGTCGCTTTGGATACGTCATAACCAAACGAACGAAGCGTAGCCGCAATTTCTGTAAACGTTAAGCCGTTTTGGCGTAAACGAACAATATCTTCAATCGGCACATCTTTCCGATCGCGTCCAGCGTTTTCACCAATGTTGCGCAAATTGTTTTCTGGACGATATCCGTTTTGGACAGCTCGTTGCATGCCACGTTTAATTTTTAAGTTATGTATCTTTCTTTGGTATTCTTCAACAATACTAATAATCTCTAACACCATCGAGTCTGCTTCTGATAATTGAAGCTCCCCGCGATGACTTACCGTATATACGCGAATCCCTTCCTTTTGTAAACAACGAAGAAGAGCAATTTTTGCATTTCCTCGTCCAAGTCTTGTTTCATCTTGAACGAGAACGACGTCAATGCGATGTTGTTTCATCGTATCAAGCAACTCCATAATTCCTTCACGTTCAATGTCGTAACCACTTGCCTGTTCTTCAATGATCTTGATCACATTCATTTCGTATTCCTTAGCAAGTTGCTGAAGCTCTTCTTTTTGTCTTTGCAGCGATGTTTCTTGTGCCTCTTTTGTCGTACTTACACGACAATAAATAATCGCGTTCATCCGTCATCCCTTTCTTTATGGTTTATTAGCAAC
It encodes:
- a CDS encoding resolvase, which produces MNAIIYCRVSTTKEAQETSLQRQKEELQQLAKEYEMNVIKIIEEQASGYDIEREGIMELLDTMKQHRIDVVLVQDETRLGRGNAKIALLRCLQKEGIRVYTVSHRGELQLSEADSMVLEIISIVEEYQRKIHNLKIKRGMQRAVQNGYRPENNLRNIGENAGRDRKDVPIEDIVRLRQNGLTFTEIAATLRSFGYDVSKATVHRRYKEYEQLANNEKFLYDDTGEK